The proteins below come from a single Bubalus kerabau isolate K-KA32 ecotype Philippines breed swamp buffalo chromosome 19, PCC_UOA_SB_1v2, whole genome shotgun sequence genomic window:
- the LOC129633784 gene encoding uncharacterized protein LOC129633784 isoform X1 has translation MQSLLHLLHWQMGSLPLSHLGSPWAAETLWQRQGDKLQSWIQSRNCLLKHIKDWCDGEELMDTGLPVDLQGSTLYPLPPGRSPGPPPLHLLKFGDQRPASPTLSLRLVFDLSPGKSRARHSWHWLQDWLQHSEAVLSAALPCNKAHQHTEEENGTEVVCPMVSGTLPYFFGPCQAMGLCFSLGGDLWAPRALCPWTWAVWGLRHQHLETWHMPRGCGSPFLKASPGRNATVGLKYTWKP, from the exons atgcagagtctcctgcatctcttgcattggcagatgggttctttaccattgagccacctggggagcccctgggCAGCGGAGACGCTGTGGCAAAGACAAGGAG ATAAGCTGCAAAGCTGGATACAAAGTAGAAATTGCCTTCTGAAACATATAAAGGACTGGTGTGACGGTGAGGAATTAATGGACACAG gcctccctgtggacCTTCAAGGCTCCACTCTGTaccctcttcctccaggaagatctcctgggccACCTCCATTACACCTCCTCAAGTTTGGAGATCAGAGACCTGCCTCTCCTACACTCAGCTTGCGGTTGGTCTTTGACCTCAGCCCAGGGAAGTCGAGGGCCAGGCACTCATGGCATTG GCTCCAAGACTGGCTCCAACATTCTGAGGCTGTCCTGAGCGCTGCCCTTCCCTGCAATAAAGCACATCAACACACGGAAGAGGAGAATGGGACTGAGGTGGTTTGTCCCATGGTTTCTGGAACGTTGCCGTATTTCTTTGGGCCCTGCCAAGCTATGGGCCTCTGCTTCAGCCTGGGAGGGGACTTGTGGGCACCCCGGGCTCTGTGTCCCTGGACATGGGCTGTGTGGGGCCTCAGACACCAGCACCTGGAGACCTGGCATATGCCAAGGGGGTGTGGGTCTCCATTTCTAAAAGCCTCTCCTGGCAGAAATGCCACCGTGGGTCTGAAATACACATGGAAGCCGTGA
- the LOC129633784 gene encoding uncharacterized protein LOC129633784 isoform X2, which translates to MQSLLHLLHWQMGSLPLSHLGSPWAAETLWQRQGDKLQSWIQSRNCLLKHIKDWCDGEELMDTGRSPGPPPLHLLKFGDQRPASPTLSLRLVFDLSPGKSRARHSWHWLQDWLQHSEAVLSAALPCNKAHQHTEEENGTEVVCPMVSGTLPYFFGPCQAMGLCFSLGGDLWAPRALCPWTWAVWGLRHQHLETWHMPRGCGSPFLKASPGRNATVGLKYTWKP; encoded by the exons atgcagagtctcctgcatctcttgcattggcagatgggttctttaccattgagccacctggggagcccctgggCAGCGGAGACGCTGTGGCAAAGACAAGGAG ATAAGCTGCAAAGCTGGATACAAAGTAGAAATTGCCTTCTGAAACATATAAAGGACTGGTGTGACGGTGAGGAATTAATGGACACAG gaagatctcctgggccACCTCCATTACACCTCCTCAAGTTTGGAGATCAGAGACCTGCCTCTCCTACACTCAGCTTGCGGTTGGTCTTTGACCTCAGCCCAGGGAAGTCGAGGGCCAGGCACTCATGGCATTG GCTCCAAGACTGGCTCCAACATTCTGAGGCTGTCCTGAGCGCTGCCCTTCCCTGCAATAAAGCACATCAACACACGGAAGAGGAGAATGGGACTGAGGTGGTTTGTCCCATGGTTTCTGGAACGTTGCCGTATTTCTTTGGGCCCTGCCAAGCTATGGGCCTCTGCTTCAGCCTGGGAGGGGACTTGTGGGCACCCCGGGCTCTGTGTCCCTGGACATGGGCTGTGTGGGGCCTCAGACACCAGCACCTGGAGACCTGGCATATGCCAAGGGGGTGTGGGTCTCCATTTCTAAAAGCCTCTCCTGGCAGAAATGCCACCGTGGGTCTGAAATACACATGGAAGCCGTGA
- the LOC129633784 gene encoding uncharacterized protein LOC129633784 isoform X3: MKAENSESDKLQSWIQSRNCLLKHIKDWCDGEELMDTGLPVDLQGSTLYPLPPGRSPGPPPLHLLKFGDQRPASPTLSLRLVFDLSPGKSRARHSWHWLQDWLQHSEAVLSAALPCNKAHQHTEEENGTEVVCPMVSGTLPYFFGPCQAMGLCFSLGGDLWAPRALCPWTWAVWGLRHQHLETWHMPRGCGSPFLKASPGRNATVGLKYTWKP, from the exons ATGAAGGCTGAGAACAGCGAGTCAG ATAAGCTGCAAAGCTGGATACAAAGTAGAAATTGCCTTCTGAAACATATAAAGGACTGGTGTGACGGTGAGGAATTAATGGACACAG gcctccctgtggacCTTCAAGGCTCCACTCTGTaccctcttcctccaggaagatctcctgggccACCTCCATTACACCTCCTCAAGTTTGGAGATCAGAGACCTGCCTCTCCTACACTCAGCTTGCGGTTGGTCTTTGACCTCAGCCCAGGGAAGTCGAGGGCCAGGCACTCATGGCATTG GCTCCAAGACTGGCTCCAACATTCTGAGGCTGTCCTGAGCGCTGCCCTTCCCTGCAATAAAGCACATCAACACACGGAAGAGGAGAATGGGACTGAGGTGGTTTGTCCCATGGTTTCTGGAACGTTGCCGTATTTCTTTGGGCCCTGCCAAGCTATGGGCCTCTGCTTCAGCCTGGGAGGGGACTTGTGGGCACCCCGGGCTCTGTGTCCCTGGACATGGGCTGTGTGGGGCCTCAGACACCAGCACCTGGAGACCTGGCATATGCCAAGGGGGTGTGGGTCTCCATTTCTAAAAGCCTCTCCTGGCAGAAATGCCACCGTGGGTCTGAAATACACATGGAAGCCGTGA